The Pseudobacteroides sp. genome window below encodes:
- the pdxA gene encoding 4-hydroxythreonine-4-phosphate dehydrogenase PdxA has product MDRPVIGITMGDPAGIGPEIILKALKNNELYSKCKPLVIGNAAILEKADQIVNTGLKMNVVEVAEEGKYCHGAIDVVDIPGINISEIKLGHISGEAGRASYKAIEKAVELAKSKSIGAIATAPINKEAIKAAKIDFIGHTEMLAGLTGTADPLTMFQVGNLRVFFLSRHVSLKKACDLVTSDRIIDYVTRLENALRMLGVDRRKIAIAGLNPHSGEHGLFGDEEIREIEPTVDLLRARGIDVDGPIAADSVYYLALKGKYDSVLSLYHDQGHIATKMVDFERTISLTIGLPFLRTSVDHGTAFDIAGKGVASSVSMEEAIKLAVIYGHKYST; this is encoded by the coding sequence ATGGATAGACCTGTTATAGGTATCACAATGGGGGACCCTGCTGGTATAGGCCCTGAAATAATTTTAAAGGCATTAAAGAATAATGAACTGTATTCCAAATGTAAACCGTTGGTCATAGGAAATGCTGCAATTCTGGAAAAGGCTGATCAAATTGTTAATACAGGATTAAAGATGAATGTAGTAGAAGTTGCAGAGGAAGGGAAATATTGCCATGGGGCTATCGATGTTGTGGATATCCCGGGTATAAATATCAGTGAGATAAAGCTCGGTCATATTAGTGGTGAAGCAGGCAGAGCTTCATACAAAGCCATAGAAAAAGCTGTTGAACTAGCTAAATCAAAAAGCATCGGAGCTATTGCTACAGCCCCTATAAACAAAGAAGCAATAAAAGCTGCGAAGATAGATTTTATAGGTCACACTGAAATGCTAGCAGGTCTTACTGGAACGGCTGATCCTCTTACAATGTTTCAGGTAGGCAACCTCAGGGTATTTTTTCTATCGAGGCATGTATCGCTAAAAAAAGCCTGTGATTTGGTTACCAGTGATAGAATCATTGATTATGTAACAAGATTGGAAAATGCATTAAGAATGCTTGGGGTAGACAGAAGAAAAATTGCCATTGCAGGGCTAAATCCTCATAGCGGTGAACATGGTCTTTTCGGTGATGAAGAAATAAGAGAGATAGAGCCGACAGTTGACCTTTTAAGGGCAAGGGGCATAGATGTAGACGGGCCTATAGCTGCAGACTCGGTATATTATCTTGCTCTTAAAGGAAAATATGATTCTGTGCTATCCCTATACCATGATCAGGGACATATAGCCACAAAGATGGTTGATTTTGAAAGGACCATTTCGCTGACTATCGGGCTCCCTTTTTTAAGGACTTCTGTTGATCACGGAACCGCATTTGATATTGCGGGTAAGGGGGTGGCAAGTTCGGTAAGCATGGAGGAGGCTATTAAGCTTGCCGTTATTTATGGCCATAAATATTCTACATGA
- a CDS encoding TIGR03960 family B12-binding radical SAM protein produces MINKISDEILLSVEKPSRYTGNEWNSVNKDISDIKIRFAFCFPDVYEVGMSHLGMKILYHLINKRNDSYCERVFVPWVDMESRMREKSIPLFALETKSPVKDFDILGFTLQYEMSYTNILNALDLSDIPLMSSERTKDHPFVCAGGPCAYNPEPLAEFIDFFIIGEGEEVLPDVLDIYALWKDQNTSREDFLEKISNIEGVYVPSLYDVKYKEDGTLEKIVPKKKDYPAVIKKRIIKDLDNTFYPEEIIVPFTDIVHDRVMLELFRGCIRGCRFCQAGFIYRPVRERSTQKLSDTAKKLIDSSGYNEISLTSLSTSDFTDLPDLTDKLIEEMEKRKVNLSLPSLRIDSFSLDLMEKAQKVRKSGLTFAPEAGTQRLRDVINKGVTEEDLIKSATLAFSGGWNGVKLYFMIGLPTETMEDVEGIADLGNKVVDAYMSVPKEKRGKGLNVTISTSSFVPKPFTPFQWEPQNSIETFTEKQKALKSKIKNKHISYNWHDSKLSLLEAVFARGDRRLCKVLVKAWEKGCKFDAWGEHFKFNAWMEAFIESEVDLAFYANRKRNYDEVLPWDHIDIGVSKDFFINEMEKAKAGELTANCRAGCSGCGVAVFEGGVCVE; encoded by the coding sequence ATGATAAATAAAATAAGTGATGAAATACTATTAAGCGTTGAAAAGCCTTCGAGATATACAGGCAACGAATGGAACAGTGTAAATAAAGATATATCGGACATTAAAATACGTTTTGCGTTTTGTTTCCCCGATGTTTACGAAGTAGGGATGTCCCATTTGGGAATGAAAATTTTGTATCATCTTATAAATAAAAGAAATGATTCATATTGTGAAAGGGTTTTTGTTCCATGGGTAGACATGGAATCCAGGATGAGGGAAAAAAGTATCCCTCTATTTGCATTGGAAACAAAGAGCCCTGTTAAAGATTTTGATATATTGGGTTTTACACTGCAATACGAGATGAGTTACACAAATATACTTAATGCACTTGATCTATCCGACATACCTTTAATGAGCAGTGAAAGAACCAAAGACCATCCCTTTGTATGTGCAGGAGGGCCATGTGCTTACAACCCCGAGCCTTTAGCTGAATTTATCGACTTTTTTATTATAGGAGAGGGCGAAGAGGTTTTGCCGGATGTGCTTGATATATATGCATTATGGAAGGACCAGAATACTTCAAGAGAAGATTTCCTAGAGAAGATATCTAATATTGAAGGGGTTTATGTACCTTCACTTTACGATGTTAAATATAAAGAAGACGGTACCTTAGAAAAGATTGTACCTAAAAAAAAGGATTATCCGGCTGTTATAAAGAAAAGGATAATAAAAGATTTGGATAACACTTTTTACCCGGAGGAAATAATAGTTCCTTTTACTGATATAGTTCATGACAGGGTTATGCTGGAGCTTTTCAGAGGGTGTATAAGAGGCTGCAGGTTTTGCCAAGCAGGCTTCATTTATAGACCTGTAAGAGAGAGAAGTACACAAAAGCTTTCGGATACCGCAAAAAAATTGATAGATAGTTCGGGATATAATGAAATCTCTCTTACTTCCTTAAGTACAAGTGATTTTACCGACTTGCCGGACTTGACGGATAAGCTTATTGAAGAGATGGAAAAAAGAAAGGTTAACTTGTCACTTCCATCCCTTAGAATAGATTCTTTTTCCCTGGATTTGATGGAAAAGGCACAGAAAGTTAGAAAAAGCGGACTTACCTTTGCACCGGAAGCTGGGACACAGAGACTTAGAGATGTTATAAATAAAGGCGTTACCGAGGAGGATCTTATAAAGTCTGCCACATTGGCATTCAGCGGCGGATGGAATGGGGTCAAGCTATATTTTATGATTGGATTGCCTACCGAAACAATGGAAGATGTAGAGGGTATAGCAGATCTCGGGAACAAAGTTGTTGATGCATATATGAGCGTACCAAAGGAAAAGAGAGGGAAAGGGCTTAATGTGACAATAAGCACCTCTTCGTTTGTTCCCAAGCCTTTTACACCATTTCAGTGGGAGCCTCAGAATTCAATTGAAACCTTTACGGAGAAGCAGAAGGCTTTAAAAAGTAAGATTAAAAATAAGCATATAAGCTATAACTGGCATGACTCCAAGCTAAGTCTCCTAGAGGCTGTTTTTGCAAGAGGTGATAGACGCCTCTGCAAGGTATTGGTAAAAGCATGGGAAAAAGGCTGCAAATTTGATGCATGGGGTGAACATTTCAAATTTAATGCATGGATGGAAGCCTTTATAGAAAGCGAAGTTGATTTAGCTTTCTATGCAAACAGGAAAAGAAACTACGACGAAGTACTGCCATGGGACCACATTGATATCGGTGTTTCAAAAGACTTTTTCATAAATGAAATGGAAAAGGC